A region from the Aquimarina sp. ERC-38 genome encodes:
- a CDS encoding tagaturonate reductase: MQELNRNTVTAKTYTERIIQFGEGNFLRAFADWMVHKMNKEADFDAGVVAVQPIDQGLVHLLNDQDGLYTLYLNGIKNGKAISEYEIIDCIQRGIDPYKNYEEYLALAENPDIRFVISNTTEAGITYQKNDQLNDTPPGSYPAKLTVLLYKRFQSFGNAQDKGLIIIPCELIDRNGDHLKQIILQYAEDWKLGDQFIAWIHKNNTFCNTLVDRIVPGYPKDKMDAITAELGYKDNLVVEGEQFHLWVIEAPESVKKEIPSETCNLNIVFTDNMEPYRTRKVRILNGAHTSLVPVGFLYGIDKVRESIEDEVVGTYLRHVIFNEICPTLDFPEAELNRFSNDVLDRFKNPYLEHELLSIALNSTSKFKTRVLPSVLEFIKKKNELPEGLLFSLASLLAFYKGDREGHTYSLKDDPTALEFFIAQWATNDIPSLVKASLSNISFWGTDLTAYKGLETKVCTYLKDITNNGMKTALKTFLNKYDGY, from the coding sequence ATGCAAGAATTAAATAGAAATACGGTAACTGCCAAAACTTATACAGAACGTATTATCCAGTTTGGGGAAGGGAACTTTTTAAGGGCTTTTGCTGATTGGATGGTGCATAAAATGAATAAAGAAGCTGATTTTGATGCCGGAGTGGTTGCGGTTCAGCCCATAGATCAGGGGTTGGTTCATTTGCTTAATGACCAGGATGGTTTGTACACTTTATATTTAAACGGTATCAAAAACGGAAAAGCTATTAGCGAATATGAAATTATTGATTGTATTCAAAGAGGAATTGATCCTTATAAAAATTACGAGGAGTATCTGGCACTTGCAGAAAACCCGGATATACGCTTTGTAATTTCAAATACTACGGAAGCAGGAATTACTTATCAGAAGAATGATCAGTTAAATGATACACCCCCTGGTAGTTATCCGGCAAAATTAACCGTATTACTGTATAAACGTTTTCAAAGTTTTGGCAATGCTCAGGACAAAGGCTTGATTATAATTCCATGTGAATTGATTGACAGAAACGGAGATCATTTGAAACAGATTATCTTACAATATGCAGAAGACTGGAAACTAGGAGATCAATTTATAGCATGGATTCATAAAAACAACACTTTTTGTAATACTCTGGTGGATAGAATTGTTCCGGGGTATCCCAAAGATAAAATGGATGCAATTACCGCAGAATTAGGTTATAAAGATAATTTAGTAGTTGAAGGGGAACAATTCCATTTATGGGTAATTGAAGCGCCAGAAAGTGTAAAAAAAGAAATTCCATCTGAAACTTGTAATTTGAATATAGTCTTTACGGATAATATGGAACCTTACCGTACCCGTAAAGTACGTATATTAAATGGTGCGCATACGAGCCTTGTTCCCGTTGGGTTTTTATACGGTATTGATAAAGTACGTGAATCTATAGAAGACGAAGTTGTCGGAACGTATCTAAGGCATGTTATTTTTAATGAAATATGCCCGACTTTGGATTTTCCGGAAGCGGAACTCAATCGGTTTTCAAATGATGTTTTGGACCGGTTTAAAAATCCCTACCTGGAACATGAATTGTTAAGTATTGCTTTAAATTCGACCTCTAAATTTAAAACACGGGTCTTACCATCTGTATTAGAATTTATAAAGAAGAAAAATGAACTGCCAGAAGGCTTATTATTTTCTTTAGCATCCTTACTTGCATTTTATAAAGGAGATCGAGAGGGTCATACGTATTCACTTAAAGATGACCCTACTGCTTTAGAATTTTTTATAGCGCAATGGGCTACTAATGATATTCCATCTTTGGTAAAAGCTAGCTTATCAAACATTAGCTTTTGGGGCACGGATTTAACAGCATACAAAGGTTTGGAAACTAAGGTTTGTACCTACCTTAAGGATATCACCAATAACGGAATGAAAACCGCTTTAAAAACATTTTTAAATAAGTATGATGGTTATTGA
- a CDS encoding helix-turn-helix domain-containing protein, giving the protein MEIIDSGEHLFLAIPKIRMNKHDLKMEQYHLHKAHPEKLQFQIYELNEYRRKSAKKAAIPHSHSYYQIIWFFKEGGTHTVDFKTFNIKKNTILFISKDHIHAFDNNLDVQGWLIHFNEHFFMHNDVDIFLKYNVFSSKEDPCYEIDTKTAQTASGYINIMREELTKKHLFGYEDIIRFSLKSLLIILERINQDANKTHIKFNSHHELIFAQYKNLIEENYQKGLSVAHYAERLHISSKTLTTITKEVIGKSASQLISERIILEAQRLLKFSSLQISEVAFKVGFEDASYFVKYFKRHLGVSPSHYRNQTSV; this is encoded by the coding sequence TTAAAAATGGAACAATATCACCTTCACAAAGCGCACCCGGAGAAGTTACAATTTCAAATCTATGAACTGAACGAGTACCGGAGAAAGAGTGCAAAAAAAGCTGCTATACCGCATTCTCATAGTTACTATCAGATCATTTGGTTTTTTAAAGAGGGCGGCACACATACGGTAGATTTTAAAACATTTAATATTAAGAAGAATACCATTCTTTTTATTTCAAAAGATCATATCCATGCTTTTGACAATAATCTAGATGTTCAGGGATGGTTGATACATTTTAACGAACATTTTTTTATGCATAATGACGTAGATATTTTTTTAAAATACAATGTCTTTAGTTCTAAAGAAGATCCTTGTTATGAAATAGATACTAAAACGGCTCAAACTGCCTCAGGTTATATTAACATCATGAGGGAAGAACTTACAAAAAAACACCTGTTCGGTTATGAAGATATTATTAGATTTTCCCTTAAATCTCTACTTATTATATTAGAACGTATCAATCAGGATGCAAATAAAACTCATATTAAATTTAACAGTCATCACGAATTAATTTTTGCACAGTATAAAAACCTGATCGAAGAAAATTATCAAAAAGGACTTTCTGTTGCACACTATGCCGAAAGGCTTCATATATCTTCAAAAACACTGACTACCATTACTAAAGAAGTTATTGGCAAATCCGCATCTCAATTGATCTCGGAACGTATTATACTAGAAGCACAACGCTTACTTAAATTTTCAAGCCTGCAAATAAGCGAAGTAGCTTTTAAAGTTGGTTTTGAAGATGCCTCGTATTTTGTAAAGTATTTTAAAAGACACCTGGGTGTTTCCCCAAGTCATTACAGAAACCAAACGAGTGTATAA
- a CDS encoding SDR family oxidoreductase yields the protein MDLGLKGKIVVVTGAAGIKGSIGETIVQHLANEGAIPVIVCRNDRGIGYEKELQDKGIDALFVKTDLSDHKQIEAAAQVIDKKYGRIDALINNVGVNDGVGLDASIADFMRSLQLNMVSFFAMTKYCLPMIKKVKGNILNIGSKVALTGQGGTSGYAASKGGVIGLTREWAVDLIKDGIRSNAIIIAESWTPAYHNWIKTLENGEEKLKSIVKKIPLENRMTTPAEIADQCLFTISEKSSHTTGQFITVDGGYVHLDRSLLTE from the coding sequence ATGGATTTAGGACTTAAAGGAAAAATTGTTGTGGTTACCGGAGCGGCGGGGATTAAAGGGAGTATCGGAGAAACCATTGTTCAGCACCTGGCAAATGAAGGTGCTATTCCAGTCATAGTTTGTAGGAATGACCGTGGTATAGGTTATGAAAAGGAGTTACAGGATAAAGGGATTGATGCATTATTTGTAAAAACGGATTTATCAGATCACAAACAGATTGAGGCAGCCGCCCAGGTCATAGATAAGAAATACGGACGAATTGATGCTTTGATTAATAATGTAGGGGTAAATGACGGCGTAGGTCTGGATGCCTCAATAGCTGATTTCATGCGTTCATTACAATTAAATATGGTAAGTTTTTTTGCGATGACCAAATACTGTTTACCTATGATTAAAAAAGTGAAAGGAAATATTTTAAACATTGGTTCAAAGGTTGCGCTTACCGGTCAGGGAGGTACTTCCGGGTACGCTGCTTCAAAAGGGGGAGTTATTGGTCTAACCCGGGAATGGGCCGTTGATTTAATTAAAGACGGAATTCGTTCAAACGCTATTATCATTGCCGAAAGTTGGACCCCAGCTTATCATAACTGGATCAAAACGCTCGAAAATGGAGAAGAAAAATTAAAGTCCATCGTAAAAAAGATTCCTTTAGAAAACAGAATGACTACGCCGGCAGAAATTGCGGATCAATGTTTATTCACTATTTCAGAAAAGTCATCACATACTACGGGTCAATTTATAACCGTAGACGGTGGATATGTTCATTTAGATCGTTCTTTATTAACAGAATAA
- a CDS encoding amidohydrolase family protein, protein MVIDSHQHFWNYEPVKHSWIGDDMSGIRRDFDPQDIKKELDANGVHGCVAVQADQTLAETDFLIRLSEENDFIKGIVGWVDLRNQKVNGDLERYSAYKKVKGFRHVVQGEPDPNFLLRPDFRNGITALEKYNFTYDILVFPHQLGATLEFVKQFPNQKFVIDHLAKPYIKDGFFDGWATLMTEIAEHENVSCKISGMITEADYHNWTSDQLHPYMDMVLNTFGTNRILYGSDWPVCLVAGNYKQVKDIVTNFIATLSQDEQEDIMGKNAIQFYNL, encoded by the coding sequence ATGGTTATTGATTCGCACCAACATTTTTGGAACTACGAACCTGTAAAACACAGTTGGATTGGCGATGATATGTCAGGAATCCGTCGTGATTTTGATCCGCAGGATATAAAAAAAGAACTGGATGCAAATGGCGTTCACGGATGTGTTGCCGTGCAAGCAGATCAGACTTTAGCCGAAACTGATTTTTTAATTCGGCTTTCCGAAGAAAATGATTTCATTAAAGGCATTGTGGGTTGGGTAGATTTAAGAAATCAAAAGGTAAACGGTGATTTAGAACGATATAGTGCCTATAAAAAAGTAAAGGGTTTTCGTCATGTAGTGCAAGGCGAACCGGATCCTAATTTTTTATTGAGGCCTGATTTTCGTAATGGAATTACAGCTTTGGAAAAATATAACTTTACTTATGATATCTTAGTTTTTCCACATCAATTAGGGGCAACTTTAGAATTTGTAAAACAGTTTCCGAATCAAAAATTTGTAATTGACCATCTTGCCAAACCTTATATTAAAGATGGGTTTTTTGATGGTTGGGCTACACTTATGACTGAGATTGCAGAACACGAGAATGTATCTTGTAAAATTTCAGGGATGATTACAGAAGCGGATTATCATAACTGGACATCAGACCAATTGCACCCTTATATGGATATGGTGTTAAATACTTTTGGAACTAATAGAATCCTGTATGGTTCGGATTGGCCGGTATGCCTGGTTGCCGGAAATTATAAGCAGGTAAAAGATATTGTCACAAATTTTATAGCAACTTTATCCCAGGATGAACAGGAGGATATTATGGGTAAAAATGCTATTCAATTTTATAATTTATAA
- a CDS encoding L-rhamnose mutarotase: MTTKRYCYACDLKDNAQLIAAYKAYHAEGKAWPEITKSIKDAGIVDMQIYLTGNRMFMIMEVDETFNPEEKAKMDANNPKVQEWERLMWKYQQELPWAKKGEKWIALEQIFQL; encoded by the coding sequence ATGACCACTAAGAGATATTGTTACGCCTGTGATCTAAAGGATAATGCTCAACTCATTGCAGCATATAAAGCGTATCATGCAGAAGGTAAAGCATGGCCGGAAATTACTAAAAGCATCAAAGATGCAGGTATTGTGGATATGCAAATTTACCTTACCGGGAATAGAATGTTTATGATTATGGAAGTGGATGAGACTTTTAACCCGGAAGAAAAGGCAAAAATGGATGCGAACAATCCCAAAGTACAGGAATGGGAACGTTTAATGTGGAAATACCAACAGGAATTACCCTGGGCGAAAAAAGGGGAGAAGTGGATTGCCCTGGAACAAATATTTCAGCTTTGA
- the fucP gene encoding L-fucose:H+ symporter permease — protein MTQTTKAPIISSGLLVPFILITFCFALWGFANDITNPLVSAFGRIFNQSQTISSFTQVAFYGGYCLMAIPAALFIKKYSYKSGILLGLALYAVGGLIFIPAASTGLFWPFLAAFFILTCGLSFLETSANPYILSMGEESTSTQRLNLAQAFNPIGSITGAWVAKDFILAKMNKLSTAERAALPKEEFEVIKMSDLQVIKAPYVIIGSVIAVMFIIILLKKMPRNKEVDSGKGLDIKGTMNRLWSNIRYKEGVLAQAFYVGAQICVWTYTIQYGTKVFMDRGMIEAEASVEAGSYTIYALIVFAVARFACTFLLKYLTPGSLLMALAIGGVLLSIPVIAVGGMIGLYALVAISACMSLMFPTIYGIALKGVGDDAKLGAAGLVMAIGGGALLPYLQAYMIDTIDVNTSYILPLICFVFIAIYGFRSYKKYPVGGVE, from the coding sequence ATGACTCAAACAACTAAAGCTCCTATCATTTCATCCGGATTACTGGTGCCTTTTATACTCATAACTTTTTGTTTTGCCCTTTGGGGTTTTGCCAATGACATTACCAATCCTTTAGTCAGTGCTTTTGGCCGTATATTTAATCAAAGCCAAACAATTAGTTCATTTACACAAGTTGCTTTTTACGGGGGTTATTGTCTGATGGCAATACCAGCCGCATTATTTATCAAAAAATATTCATATAAATCCGGTATTTTATTAGGTTTAGCACTTTATGCCGTTGGTGGATTAATCTTTATCCCGGCAGCATCTACGGGTTTGTTTTGGCCTTTTTTAGCTGCCTTTTTTATCTTGACCTGCGGACTAAGTTTTTTAGAAACCAGTGCAAATCCCTACATACTTTCTATGGGGGAAGAATCAACATCTACGCAAAGGTTGAACCTGGCACAAGCTTTTAATCCGATTGGTTCTATAACTGGTGCCTGGGTAGCTAAAGATTTTATTTTAGCAAAAATGAACAAGTTGAGTACCGCAGAAAGAGCAGCTTTACCTAAGGAAGAGTTTGAAGTTATTAAGATGTCCGATTTACAGGTGATTAAAGCTCCTTACGTGATTATAGGCTCGGTCATTGCCGTAATGTTTATCATTATTCTTTTAAAGAAAATGCCAAGAAATAAAGAAGTGGATTCTGGTAAGGGTTTGGATATTAAAGGTACGATGAATCGATTATGGTCGAATATACGATATAAAGAAGGTGTTTTAGCTCAGGCTTTTTATGTGGGTGCCCAGATATGCGTATGGACTTATACCATACAATATGGGACTAAAGTTTTTATGGATCGCGGGATGATCGAGGCCGAAGCTTCGGTTGAAGCGGGTTCCTATACAATTTATGCTTTGATTGTCTTTGCTGTAGCCCGATTTGCATGTACTTTTTTGTTGAAATATTTAACTCCCGGTTCCCTGTTAATGGCATTGGCAATAGGTGGGGTGCTCTTATCAATTCCTGTTATTGCCGTTGGGGGAATGATTGGTTTGTACGCATTGGTTGCCATTTCGGCTTGTATGTCCCTTATGTTTCCTACCATATATGGGATTGCGCTAAAAGGGGTGGGTGATGATGCTAAACTGGGAGCTGCAGGTCTGGTTATGGCAATTGGGGGAGGAGCTTTACTTCCGTACCTACAAGCCTATATGATTGATACGATTGATGTAAACACATCATATATTTTACCACTGATCTGTTTTGTTTTTATAGCGATTTATGGGTTCCGATCTTATAAAAAATATCCTGTTGGAGGAGTTGAATAG